A genomic segment from Syntrophotalea acetylenivorans encodes:
- the asnS gene encoding asparagine--tRNA ligase translates to MNNFIGRRQTRTRIKEALAAEGARDRITVRGWARTVRRGKEVAFIALNDGSCFASLQVVLSPELEHYEAAVRCGTGACLEVEGALVASPAAGQRWEVHARQVRLLGSSDADYPLQKKRHSFDFLRSIAHLRPRANAFGAVFRVRSALSFAIHNFFRERGFLYVHTPIITANDCEGAGEMFRVTTLDASAPPHSEGNIDWSQDFFGDRTGLTVSGQLQGELFASAFSDVYTFGPTFRAENSNTSRHAAEFWMIEPEMAFADLAEDCALAEDFLRYLVTFALQECGEDLVFFNERIEKGLLDKLEALAAAEFQTMSYSEAVQRLEKAGRSFEFPVAWGADLQSEHERYLTEEVVGGPLFVTDYPTDIKAFYMRQNDDGKTVAAMDLLVPRVGEIIGGSQREERLDVLQGKMTACGIDPQHLWWYLDSRRWGSCPHAGFGLGFERLLMYVTGMENIRDVIPFPRTPGNARF, encoded by the coding sequence ATGAATAATTTTATCGGCAGGCGGCAAACTCGTACCCGCATCAAGGAGGCCTTGGCTGCTGAGGGTGCCAGGGATCGAATTACCGTGCGTGGTTGGGCACGTACCGTGAGGCGCGGCAAGGAGGTGGCCTTTATCGCACTGAATGACGGTTCTTGTTTCGCCTCGCTACAGGTGGTGCTCAGTCCCGAACTTGAACACTATGAGGCAGCGGTGCGTTGCGGTACCGGCGCTTGTCTGGAGGTGGAGGGAGCTTTGGTCGCGTCCCCGGCAGCCGGCCAGCGTTGGGAGGTGCATGCCCGGCAGGTGAGGTTGCTAGGGAGCAGCGACGCCGATTACCCACTACAGAAGAAACGTCATTCCTTCGATTTTTTGCGTTCTATTGCCCATCTGCGGCCCCGGGCCAACGCTTTTGGCGCGGTGTTTCGCGTGCGCAGCGCTTTGTCCTTTGCGATTCATAATTTCTTCCGTGAACGAGGTTTCCTCTACGTCCATACACCAATCATTACCGCCAACGATTGCGAAGGAGCCGGCGAGATGTTTCGGGTCACCACTCTCGATGCTTCAGCGCCGCCGCATAGTGAGGGTAACATCGACTGGAGTCAGGACTTTTTCGGCGACCGGACCGGTCTGACCGTCAGTGGTCAGTTGCAGGGGGAGCTTTTTGCCAGCGCCTTTTCCGATGTTTATACCTTCGGTCCGACCTTCCGTGCCGAAAACAGCAACACCAGCCGTCATGCGGCTGAATTCTGGATGATTGAGCCGGAGATGGCCTTTGCCGACCTGGCCGAGGACTGTGCCCTGGCCGAAGACTTTCTTCGCTACCTGGTGACCTTTGCCCTGCAGGAGTGTGGGGAGGATCTTGTCTTTTTCAATGAGCGAATTGAAAAGGGGCTGCTTGATAAACTCGAGGCGTTGGCTGCCGCCGAGTTTCAGACGATGAGTTACAGCGAAGCGGTGCAGCGGCTCGAAAAGGCCGGCCGCAGTTTTGAATTTCCGGTGGCCTGGGGGGCGGATCTGCAGTCGGAGCACGAACGCTACCTGACTGAAGAAGTGGTCGGTGGGCCCTTGTTTGTTACCGACTATCCGACCGACATCAAAGCTTTTTATATGCGCCAGAATGACGACGGCAAGACGGTGGCGGCCATGGACCTGCTGGTGCCCCGGGTTGGCGAGATCATCGGCGGCAGCCAGCGGGAAGAGCGTCTGGACGTTCTGCAAGGAAAGATGACGGCCTGCGGCATCGATCCGCAACACCTCTGGTGGTATCTCGACAGTCGCCGCTGGGGTAGCTGTCCCCACGCCGGTTTCGGCCTCGGCTTTGAGCGGTTGCTGATGTATGTCACAGGCATGGAGAACATCCGCGACGTGATCCCTTTTCCCCGTACACCGGGCAACGCGCGATTCTGA
- a CDS encoding helix-turn-helix transcriptional regulator: MPRGACRQGRGRGPQGGDFGNIPRFIEPVVLLLLKKLGSAHGYQLASELPEHSLTGAVVDRGALYRTLRQLEVGGHVTSDWDVSGHGPAKRLYRLTPGGEKFLQQWTRMIEQMAGAMGDFVTKVRDLDQQGDKK, encoded by the coding sequence ATGCCTCGAGGAGCTTGTCGCCAGGGCCGGGGACGTGGCCCGCAGGGCGGCGACTTCGGCAATATTCCCCGCTTTATTGAGCCGGTGGTTCTGTTGTTGCTTAAAAAACTCGGCAGCGCTCACGGCTACCAATTAGCCAGTGAGCTTCCCGAGCACAGTCTGACCGGCGCGGTCGTCGATCGCGGCGCTCTCTACAGAACCTTGCGCCAGCTCGAGGTTGGAGGTCACGTGACCTCCGACTGGGATGTGTCAGGTCACGGCCCGGCCAAGCGTCTCTACCGCCTGACTCCGGGCGGTGAAAAATTTCTGCAACAGTGGACTCGGATGATCGAACAAATGGCGGGGGCCATGGGTGATTTCGTCACAAAGGTACGGGATCTCGACCAACAGGGTGATAAAAAATAA
- a CDS encoding peptide chain release factor 3 — translation MSKNHRKEVDRRRTFGIISHPDAGKTTLTEKLLLFGGAIQMAGAVKARKAARHATSDWMSMEQERGISVTSSVMKFNYNDYEVNLLDTPGHQDFSEDTYRVLTAVDSALMVIDNAKGVETQTRKLMEVCRMRNTPIMTFINKLDREGLEPLDILADIEETLQVECAPLSWPIGMGKRFKGTYNLYRKRLSLFTPGQETRPQDAVVIDDLSDPRLDELLGSQADELREDIELLEGAANPFDPEHYLKGNQTPVFFGSAINNFGVEEMLEAFVEQAPAPRPAQTLTREVSPYEDPFSGFVFKIQANMDPAHRDRIAFLRVCSGTFKRGMKVKHHRIGKDVTLANATIFMAQDRTNVEEAFPGDIIGIHNHGTIKIGDTFSDKEALKFTGIPSFAPEHFRRVRLKNPLKTKQLEKGLKQLAEEGAVQLFRPLINTDYILGAVGVLQFDVIMSRLQTEYGVDALYEGIDYATARWVECDDDKKFEEFEKKNQANLAKDSEGGLAFLASSEWRLGHTIEQWPEIVFHKTREHN, via the coding sequence GTGAGCAAGAACCACCGTAAGGAAGTTGACCGCCGGCGCACGTTCGGCATTATTAGTCACCCCGATGCCGGCAAAACCACCCTGACCGAAAAGCTGCTGCTGTTCGGCGGTGCGATTCAGATGGCTGGTGCGGTCAAGGCCCGCAAGGCGGCTCGGCACGCCACCAGCGACTGGATGTCCATGGAGCAGGAACGAGGCATTTCGGTTACTTCCTCGGTGATGAAGTTCAACTACAACGATTACGAGGTCAATCTGCTCGACACCCCCGGTCACCAGGACTTCTCCGAAGATACCTACCGGGTGCTGACCGCTGTCGACAGCGCCCTGATGGTTATCGACAACGCCAAAGGGGTCGAGACCCAGACCCGAAAGCTGATGGAAGTCTGCCGGATGCGCAACACGCCGATCATGACCTTCATCAACAAACTGGACCGTGAAGGGTTGGAGCCTCTCGATATCCTGGCCGATATCGAAGAAACCTTACAGGTCGAATGCGCGCCCTTGTCCTGGCCGATCGGCATGGGCAAACGTTTCAAGGGTACCTATAATCTCTATCGCAAGCGCCTTAGCCTGTTTACCCCGGGGCAGGAAACCCGCCCTCAGGATGCGGTGGTGATTGACGATCTGTCCGATCCGCGTCTCGATGAACTTCTCGGTAGTCAGGCCGATGAATTGCGTGAGGATATCGAATTGTTGGAGGGGGCGGCCAATCCCTTCGACCCGGAACACTACCTCAAAGGCAATCAGACGCCGGTCTTTTTCGGCAGCGCTATCAACAACTTTGGGGTCGAGGAGATGCTTGAGGCTTTTGTCGAGCAGGCGCCGGCACCTCGCCCTGCCCAGACACTGACTCGTGAGGTTTCCCCCTACGAAGATCCTTTCTCCGGATTTGTCTTTAAAATTCAGGCTAACATGGATCCGGCCCATCGTGACCGCATCGCCTTTTTGCGGGTCTGCTCGGGTACCTTTAAGCGCGGCATGAAGGTCAAACACCATCGCATCGGTAAGGATGTGACGCTGGCAAATGCCACTATCTTCATGGCCCAGGATCGTACCAATGTCGAGGAAGCCTTCCCCGGAGATATTATCGGTATTCATAACCACGGTACGATCAAAATCGGGGATACCTTCAGCGACAAGGAAGCCTTGAAATTCACCGGCATTCCCAGCTTTGCGCCTGAGCACTTCCGTCGGGTACGATTGAAGAATCCTTTGAAGACCAAACAGCTTGAAAAGGGATTGAAGCAGCTGGCCGAAGAAGGGGCGGTGCAGCTCTTTCGGCCGTTGATCAATACCGATTACATCCTCGGCGCCGTCGGAGTGCTGCAGTTCGATGTTATCATGTCCCGGCTGCAGACCGAGTACGGTGTCGATGCTCTGTATGAAGGAATCGACTACGCCACCGCCCGTTGGGTGGAATGCGATGACGATAAAAAATTCGAAGAGTTCGAGAAGAAAAACCAGGCGAACCTGGCCAAAGACTCCGAGGGGGGGCTGGCCTTCCTTGCCTCCAGCGAATGGCGTCTGGGGCACACCATCGAACAGTGGCCGGAGATCGTCTTTCACAAGACGCGCGAGCATAATTGA
- a CDS encoding TonB-dependent receptor plug domain-containing protein: MVVKMFGADSVQPQTRLLFYTLTVLCLVLLGLPAKAMTTPAINNPSTEALLSLSIEELLRLEITSAAKKPQAISNTAAAIFVITQEDIRRCGATSIPEVLRLAPGVNVARIDGNKWAITVRGFNGRFANKLLILMDGRSVYTPLFSGVYWDVQDTLLEDVERIEVIRGPGATLWGANAVNGVINIITRHAEKTHGLLVKGGYGSEERGFGSVRYGGQVGAQGNYRAYVKYFNRDGLDAIGGGEAADDWSAFRGGFRYDGKLSSRDTLTVQGDAYSGFEGQTNEEYSLLPPEFRTVSDTDTDFSGGNLLLRWQRSLSAESNLALQAYYDHTRRDETALLKETRDTLDIDFQHRFPLGRRQEVIWGLGYRVNWDDIDPNEPLIIFNDNDETDHMLSLFIQDEIALKNDLLRLILGTKLEHNDYTGFELQPNARLIWTPNKNHSAWASVSRAVRTPSRVEEDGRMWLYLMPSTPPGVIVAYGNRDYDSEELLAWELGYRVMPTSVFSLDLALFLNIYDNLRSFEALAPDFSTLPEGYVRIPGIIDNKLKAKTWGFEVASDWQVADFWRLQASYSYLQMDVDTGRGSHDTDSIDLMEGTSPKHQLSLRSSLDLPRQVEFDLWLRCADELESLDISGYLTLDLRLGWQPCPGLELALVGQNLLQDSHQEYDPEFQTPASEVPRGIYGHAVWRY, from the coding sequence ATGGTCGTAAAAATGTTTGGCGCCGACTCGGTTCAACCACAAACCCGTCTGCTCTTTTACACCCTCACGGTTCTGTGTTTGGTGTTATTGGGACTGCCAGCCAAAGCCATGACCACCCCAGCCATCAACAACCCGTCCACGGAGGCTCTGCTGAGTCTCAGCATCGAGGAACTGCTGCGCCTCGAGATCACCTCGGCGGCTAAAAAACCACAGGCCATCAGCAATACGGCCGCCGCGATTTTCGTCATCACCCAGGAGGACATCCGCCGCTGCGGGGCCACCAGCATTCCCGAGGTGCTGCGCCTGGCGCCAGGCGTCAATGTGGCGCGTATCGACGGCAATAAATGGGCCATCACCGTCCGCGGCTTTAACGGCCGGTTCGCCAACAAGCTGTTGATCCTCATGGATGGCCGAAGCGTCTACACGCCGCTCTTCTCGGGGGTTTACTGGGACGTGCAGGACACCCTGCTGGAAGATGTCGAACGCATCGAAGTGATCCGCGGCCCGGGCGCCACCCTGTGGGGTGCCAATGCGGTCAACGGCGTGATCAACATCATCACCCGGCACGCGGAAAAGACCCACGGCCTTCTGGTCAAGGGAGGCTACGGTAGCGAGGAACGAGGATTCGGTTCCGTTCGATACGGTGGCCAGGTGGGCGCACAGGGCAACTACCGGGCCTATGTCAAATACTTTAACCGGGATGGTCTCGATGCCATCGGCGGCGGCGAGGCGGCCGATGACTGGAGCGCTTTTCGCGGCGGTTTCCGCTACGACGGCAAACTAAGCTCCAGGGACACCCTGACCGTTCAGGGCGACGCCTACAGCGGATTCGAAGGGCAGACCAACGAAGAATACAGCCTGCTTCCGCCCGAATTTCGCACCGTATCCGATACCGACACCGATTTTTCAGGCGGCAATCTGCTGCTGCGCTGGCAACGGTCCCTTTCCGCTGAATCCAACCTGGCACTGCAGGCCTATTACGATCACACCCGGCGGGATGAAACAGCCCTACTGAAAGAAACCCGCGACACGCTGGATATCGACTTCCAGCACCGATTCCCCCTTGGGCGACGCCAGGAGGTCATCTGGGGCCTGGGCTACCGGGTCAATTGGGACGACATCGATCCGAACGAGCCGTTAATCATCTTTAACGATAACGACGAGACGGATCACATGCTCAGCCTCTTCATCCAGGACGAGATTGCCCTGAAAAACGATTTGTTGAGACTGATTCTCGGCACCAAGCTCGAACACAACGACTACACCGGTTTCGAACTGCAACCCAATGCCCGCCTGATCTGGACCCCCAATAAAAACCACTCCGCCTGGGCCTCCGTGTCCAGGGCGGTGCGTACCCCATCCCGGGTCGAGGAAGACGGCAGGATGTGGCTCTACTTGATGCCGTCAACACCGCCCGGGGTCATCGTCGCCTACGGCAACCGCGATTACGACAGCGAAGAGTTGCTGGCCTGGGAACTCGGTTACCGGGTCATGCCGACCTCGGTGTTTTCCCTGGACCTGGCTTTGTTCCTCAACATCTACGACAATCTGCGCTCTTTCGAGGCCCTGGCTCCTGACTTCTCCACGCTGCCGGAGGGCTACGTAAGAATTCCCGGAATTATTGACAACAAGCTAAAGGCTAAAACCTGGGGCTTCGAGGTGGCCAGCGACTGGCAGGTAGCCGATTTCTGGCGGCTTCAAGCGAGCTACAGCTATCTGCAGATGGATGTCGACACCGGCAGGGGCAGCCACGATACGGACAGCATCGACCTGATGGAGGGGACCAGTCCCAAACACCAGCTTTCCCTGCGCTCGTCGCTGGACCTGCCGCGCCAGGTCGAATTCGATCTCTGGCTGCGCTGCGCGGACGAGCTCGAATCCCTGGACATCAGCGGCTACCTAACCCTGGACCTACGCCTCGGCTGGCAGCCTTGTCCAGGCCTTGAGTTGGCCCTGGTCGGTCAAAATCTGCTGCAAGATAGCCACCAGGAATACGACCCGGAGTTCCAAACTCCGGCCTCAGAAGTGCCTCGCGGTATTTACGGCCACGCGGTCTGGCGCTATTAA
- a CDS encoding YfiR family protein, whose product MTALLYNVARFVTWPEGSFADQDAPLVIALQGDGPLQQAIASLSGKQIEGRTIMIQRLASNQLPDRHQPCHILYIPQSPSQTLTNTMEAVAGQPILTVSDMQDFSRKGGILHLEGAQNVSFSLNLDSAQKAGLVLSSKLFRLANLVIKDGQEREGP is encoded by the coding sequence ATGACGGCCCTGCTGTATAATGTCGCTCGGTTTGTCACCTGGCCGGAAGGCTCCTTTGCAGATCAGGACGCCCCCCTGGTTATTGCCCTGCAGGGCGACGGTCCTCTGCAACAGGCGATCGCCAGCCTCAGCGGCAAACAGATCGAGGGCCGGACCATCATGATTCAGCGCCTGGCGTCAAATCAGCTTCCGGACCGGCATCAACCCTGCCATATCCTGTATATCCCTCAGAGCCCCTCGCAGACCCTAACAAACACCATGGAAGCGGTAGCAGGACAACCTATTCTAACTGTCAGCGATATGCAGGACTTCTCTCGCAAAGGGGGTATTCTTCACCTGGAGGGAGCCCAGAATGTCAGCTTTTCGCTTAACCTGGACAGTGCACAAAAAGCCGGTCTGGTCCTCAGTTCCAAATTGTTTCGTCTGGCCAACCTGGTCATCAAGGACGGGCAGGAAAGGGAGGGACCTTGA
- a CDS encoding EAL domain-containing protein, whose amino-acid sequence MNLPAADIRNWSIKNKLKAVIVLTSLAVLLVLFLVFAVNQRNFLRNSLLQEMDVLSRNIANNCAASVIFNDRPTAGETLESLQANPQVIAGIIYDADGQVFSSYYKQQTNNSPMPYPPDLLLNAGHLFSGRHLDIVQDIGHGREHLGILHLRTNLDKIETTLMRYIGFGFLGLGGAFILAWLLADRLQGIISKPIEQLATAMRAVSKERNYRRRVKMNRQDELGSLIEDFNEMLVQIEIRDQELRSKQNRLDYLAHHDTLTDLPNRLLFHDRLHHAITKARRMQAKLALLFLDLDRFKTINDSLGHEAGDRLLQEVAKRLTGIMRKSDTLARLGGDEFVIALEHNTETHEIITVAQKILDTLSAAYFINAEELYITVSIGISLFPANGLTAETLMKNADVAMYRAKEKGRNNFQFFTEDMNKLAKETLFLENNLRKAIDNQELALHYQPQVEIVSGQIIGMEALVRWHHPKLGIIPPNKFIPMAEETGLIIPLGKWVIHTACHQNLQWQKAGLSPGKVAVNISPRQFRQSDLVKTVAQALAASGLEAKWLELEITENVLVDDLTPTIAVMEDLNTMGVSLAIDDFGTGYSSLNYLHRFPLSKLKIDQSFVQSIGEPMGKHAIVEAIIALARALDLEVIAEGIENQTHIAFLKRHGCRYGQGFYFSKPLPQKAFEQFLLRAQQPQHTHPENPLRN is encoded by the coding sequence TTGAACTTGCCGGCAGCGGATATCCGTAACTGGTCCATAAAAAACAAGCTCAAAGCGGTGATTGTTCTTACCAGCCTTGCGGTGCTTCTGGTGCTGTTTCTGGTCTTTGCGGTGAACCAGCGCAACTTTCTGCGCAACTCCCTGTTACAGGAGATGGATGTTCTTTCCCGCAATATCGCTAACAACTGTGCGGCATCGGTTATTTTCAACGATCGTCCCACCGCCGGAGAAACCCTCGAATCTCTGCAAGCCAACCCGCAGGTGATCGCCGGCATCATCTACGATGCGGATGGGCAGGTTTTTTCCAGCTATTACAAGCAGCAGACCAACAACTCGCCCATGCCCTATCCACCTGATTTGCTCCTTAATGCCGGACATCTTTTCTCCGGCCGTCATCTAGACATCGTGCAGGACATCGGCCACGGTCGCGAGCACCTCGGCATTCTGCACCTGCGGACGAATCTGGACAAAATCGAAACGACCCTGATGCGATATATCGGTTTCGGCTTTTTAGGCCTGGGTGGTGCGTTCATTCTCGCCTGGCTGCTTGCCGACCGGCTGCAAGGGATTATTTCAAAACCAATCGAACAGCTGGCAACCGCCATGCGCGCGGTTTCTAAAGAACGGAACTATCGACGACGGGTCAAGATGAACCGTCAAGACGAGCTCGGCAGCCTGATTGAAGATTTCAATGAAATGCTGGTGCAGATCGAGATTCGTGATCAGGAATTGCGCAGCAAACAGAACAGACTCGATTATCTGGCGCACCACGACACCCTCACCGACCTGCCGAACAGGCTTCTATTTCACGACCGTTTACACCATGCCATAACCAAGGCCCGCCGTATGCAGGCAAAACTTGCCTTATTGTTTCTCGACCTCGATCGGTTTAAAACCATCAACGATTCCCTGGGCCATGAAGCGGGGGATCGGCTTCTGCAGGAAGTCGCCAAACGCCTGACCGGCATTATGCGTAAATCGGACACCCTGGCCCGACTCGGTGGCGATGAATTCGTTATCGCTTTGGAGCATAATACCGAAACGCATGAAATTATCACCGTTGCTCAAAAAATTCTCGATACTCTCTCTGCTGCTTATTTCATTAACGCTGAAGAGCTGTATATCACTGTCAGCATCGGCATCAGCCTCTTTCCAGCCAATGGCCTGACAGCTGAAACTCTTATGAAAAATGCCGATGTAGCCATGTACCGGGCCAAAGAAAAAGGCCGTAATAATTTTCAGTTTTTTACTGAAGACATGAACAAACTGGCCAAGGAGACCTTATTTCTGGAAAACAATCTGCGTAAGGCCATTGATAACCAGGAACTGGCCCTTCACTACCAGCCACAGGTGGAGATTGTCAGCGGGCAAATAATCGGCATGGAAGCTCTGGTCCGCTGGCATCATCCAAAGCTGGGAATAATCCCGCCCAACAAATTCATTCCCATGGCCGAAGAAACCGGCTTGATTATCCCTCTCGGCAAATGGGTGATTCACACCGCGTGTCACCAAAACCTGCAATGGCAGAAGGCCGGTCTTTCTCCTGGCAAGGTTGCCGTTAATATATCTCCTCGCCAGTTTCGTCAAAGCGATTTGGTAAAAACAGTCGCGCAGGCCCTGGCTGCTTCGGGCCTGGAAGCGAAATGGTTGGAACTTGAAATCACCGAAAACGTTCTGGTCGATGACCTCACACCAACTATTGCAGTAATGGAAGATCTTAATACCATGGGGGTCAGCCTGGCCATCGACGATTTTGGCACGGGCTATTCTTCATTGAATTACCTGCACCGTTTCCCCCTTTCCAAACTTAAAATCGATCAGTCTTTCGTGCAGAGCATAGGTGAACCGATGGGCAAGCATGCCATTGTTGAAGCCATCATTGCCCTGGCTCGTGCCCTGGACCTGGAAGTTATTGCCGAAGGGATCGAAAACCAGACTCATATTGCTTTTTTGAAAAGACACGGCTGCCGCTACGGGCAAGGGTTTTATTTCAGCAAACCCTTGCCGCAAAAAGCTTTCGAACAGTTTCTGTTGCGAGCTCAGCAGCCGCAACACACACACCCTGAAAATCCCCTTCGTAACTGA
- a CDS encoding diguanylate cyclase codes for MKKILVVEDSSFFGRMLKNKLALETGAKVRWVTTMAEAITLVKDDASDFVAAIVNFNLPDAPQGEIVDQLVGYDIPVIVFTSVVSKEVRDQIWGKKVVDYVLKEGVQSLDYLVALLRRLERNPQTEVLIVDDSALPRETIAALLRIHRYKVFEASDGREALQVMEEHPQIKLVITDFHMPNMDGFELTQNLRKQWSKDDMAIIGISARGDNVMAARFLKCGANDFMIKQSFLTEEFYCRVSQNIENLENIAAIRSASVTDFMTGLPNRRHLFDNGVRVWQQAAETGAALACAMFDIDHFKKINDRFGHDAGDLAIQHVAGVLRKSLPAEAVIVRMGGEEFCALLPQGSEDAAVCCESIRRTLELSSLEVPGSTEAIRLTVSIGLTKEPGASLEAMINEADTLLFQAKESGRNRLVC; via the coding sequence ATGAAAAAAATTCTCGTGGTTGAAGACTCCAGTTTTTTCGGCCGAATGCTTAAAAACAAACTGGCCCTCGAAACCGGCGCCAAGGTGCGTTGGGTAACGACCATGGCCGAGGCTATTACGTTGGTCAAGGACGATGCCAGCGATTTTGTGGCAGCTATCGTCAATTTTAATCTGCCCGATGCACCGCAAGGAGAAATTGTTGATCAACTGGTTGGGTACGATATCCCGGTCATTGTCTTTACCAGCGTGGTCAGCAAGGAAGTCCGCGACCAGATCTGGGGGAAAAAGGTTGTCGATTATGTCCTGAAAGAAGGGGTGCAGAGTCTGGATTACCTGGTGGCCCTGTTGAGACGCCTGGAACGTAATCCCCAGACCGAGGTGCTGATAGTCGACGATTCGGCCTTGCCCCGGGAAACCATTGCGGCTCTCTTGCGCATCCACAGGTATAAGGTTTTTGAAGCTTCTGATGGGCGTGAGGCTTTGCAAGTTATGGAGGAGCATCCGCAGATCAAGCTGGTGATTACTGACTTTCACATGCCGAATATGGATGGCTTTGAACTAACCCAGAACTTGCGTAAACAATGGTCCAAGGACGATATGGCGATTATCGGCATATCGGCCCGGGGCGACAATGTCATGGCGGCGCGCTTCCTTAAATGCGGTGCCAACGATTTCATGATCAAGCAGTCATTTCTCACCGAGGAGTTTTACTGCCGGGTCAGCCAGAATATCGAAAACCTGGAAAATATTGCCGCCATTCGGTCGGCTTCGGTTACCGATTTCATGACTGGGCTCCCCAATCGGCGCCATCTTTTCGATAATGGCGTTCGGGTCTGGCAGCAGGCTGCCGAGACAGGGGCGGCCCTGGCTTGTGCCATGTTCGATATCGACCATTTCAAAAAAATCAACGACCGATTCGGTCATGACGCAGGAGACCTGGCTATCCAGCACGTGGCTGGCGTATTGCGGAAATCTCTGCCTGCCGAGGCTGTTATCGTTCGAATGGGCGGGGAGGAATTCTGTGCCTTGTTGCCCCAGGGCAGCGAGGATGCCGCCGTGTGTTGCGAATCGATTCGACGAACCCTGGAGCTGTCTTCCCTCGAGGTTCCCGGCAGTACGGAGGCGATTCGTTTGACCGTCAGTATCGGTCTTACAAAGGAGCCGGGTGCCAGTCTCGAAGCGATGATCAATGAAGCCGACACCCTGCTTTTTCAGGCCAAGGAGAGTGGCCGCAACCGTCTGGTCTGTTGA
- a CDS encoding YigZ family protein, protein MSKSVSYLIPVGAVCVEQEVKRSRFIARLGRAADRPAAMDFLHTARRADSLAQHHCWAFIAGNPAKSDVLGMSDDGEPAGTAGRPILSALQYSGLGEIVAVVSRYFGGIKLGTGGLVRAYSGAVQQALGELIKEPFVERIDNLISLPFALEDPVRRLLSELQVDITQADYSHEVTLTVAIASGQLVELEERLSNCCQGRFRMRRAKQTTIDNSGS, encoded by the coding sequence ATGTCGAAATCTGTTTCTTATCTGATACCCGTGGGGGCCGTTTGCGTCGAACAGGAAGTCAAACGAAGTCGTTTTATTGCCCGACTCGGACGAGCTGCCGACCGCCCGGCGGCGATGGACTTTCTCCATACCGCCCGCAGAGCTGATAGCTTAGCCCAGCACCACTGTTGGGCCTTTATTGCCGGCAACCCGGCAAAAAGCGATGTTCTCGGCATGAGCGATGACGGCGAACCGGCCGGCACCGCTGGCCGACCGATACTCAGCGCCTTGCAATACAGCGGCCTCGGCGAAATAGTTGCCGTGGTCAGTCGTTACTTCGGGGGCATCAAGCTCGGCACCGGCGGTTTGGTGCGAGCCTACAGCGGCGCGGTCCAACAAGCCCTGGGGGAACTGATCAAAGAACCCTTCGTCGAACGGATCGACAACCTGATCAGCCTGCCCTTTGCTCTCGAAGATCCGGTCCGACGCTTGCTGAGCGAACTGCAAGTGGATATCACTCAGGCAGATTATAGCCATGAAGTCACCCTGACGGTGGCCATAGCCAGCGGCCAGCTTGTCGAATTGGAAGAAAGACTTTCCAATTGCTGCCAGGGACGTTTCAGAATGCGACGGGCAAAACAAACCACTATAGATAATAGCGGAAGCTAG
- a CDS encoding retropepsin-like aspartic protease: MRGRDQKYSTTKLSRPLSKQSMLCLALLLAGLLASPHTSHSEIHSYEDEHGTDIFVDDAYLSPTERQDLQKKVLESEKAKRKSLTTSVKVYGNQVVVPVEISDGQRQVSARLLLDTGASQTVFHHHVVAPLRTKHLGKGWSRLAGGQLIPTDRVRLEVLTVGPYTWEAPAVSLIELSGPDAPFDGLLGMDFLRQHQYRIDFQQQVIHWQSSN; encoded by the coding sequence ATGCGAGGGAGAGACCAAAAGTATTCAACCACGAAGCTTTCGCGGCCATTATCAAAACAGAGCATGCTCTGTCTGGCCCTGCTCCTGGCAGGACTACTTGCTTCTCCGCACACAAGCCATAGTGAAATCCACAGCTATGAGGATGAACACGGCACCGACATATTTGTCGACGACGCTTACCTTTCCCCCACGGAGCGCCAGGACCTGCAGAAAAAAGTCCTGGAATCTGAAAAAGCCAAACGTAAATCTCTAACGACTTCAGTGAAAGTTTACGGCAACCAGGTCGTGGTGCCGGTAGAAATCAGCGACGGCCAGCGCCAGGTCAGCGCCCGCTTGTTGCTCGATACGGGTGCGTCACAAACCGTCTTCCATCACCATGTCGTGGCGCCCCTGCGAACTAAACATCTCGGGAAGGGCTGGTCACGACTTGCAGGGGGGCAGCTTATCCCTACCGACAGGGTCCGTTTGGAGGTCTTGACTGTCGGCCCCTATACCTGGGAAGCTCCTGCCGTCTCCTTGATCGAACTCAGCGGCCCGGACGCTCCCTTCGACGGTCTGCTGGGCATGGATTTTCTCAGGCAGCACCAGTACCGCATCGATTTTCAACAGCAGGTCATTCACTGGCAGTCTTCTAATTGA